A single window of Dethiosulfovibrio salsuginis DNA harbors:
- the uvrB gene encoding excinuclease ABC subunit UvrB — translation MNVTAKFNLVSPWGPAGDQGKAIEDICRGFDESGCQTLMGVTGSGKTFTVANVIQRLGKPTLVMAHNKTLAAQLYSEFRDFFPDNAVHYFVSYYDYYQPEAYVPSSDTYIEKDASINDRIEKLRLAATKALIEREDVIVVASVSCIYGLGKKATYEDAVIPFAVGDKWDRRVFFEALLSGYYVRNDLELSPGKFRARGDVVEIFPSYSDTCLRVVFYDDEIESIEETDPVSGKSLLRKDRASIYPAQHYVTSDEAVAGAMNSIWDEMNGQVELFKSQGKYLEAQRIESRTRYDMEMLSETGYCSGIENYSRYLDGRSEGDPPGTLIDFFPDDFLLVVDESHITLPQIRGMFNGDRARKETLVRHGFRLPSCLDNRPLRWEEFVKYMKKTLFLSATPGDWEVSVSGQVVEQIIRPTGIPDPEVLLVPATGQIDDLLDRIREVIERDERVLVTTLTKKGSEDLGGYLKDLGIKAKYIHSDLNTFERAELIKELREGHTSVLVGVNLLREGMDLPEVSLVAILDADREGFLRSYRSLVQVMGRAARNVDSKVILYADEITDSIAKAMEETGRRRAIQIDYNEKNGITPRTVVSKIRSLLPEELMDKSEPKGADLWEESLVDLSEKDLERLMWEAVEKLQFERAAGIRDMLSETKGGAMLRVAGNSYRRGKRT, via the coding sequence GTGAACGTTACGGCTAAGTTTAACTTAGTATCCCCTTGGGGTCCTGCTGGTGACCAGGGTAAGGCTATTGAGGATATCTGTAGAGGCTTCGATGAATCGGGCTGCCAGACCCTCATGGGGGTCACCGGTAGCGGAAAGACCTTTACCGTCGCCAACGTCATACAGAGGCTCGGTAAGCCTACATTGGTGATGGCCCATAATAAGACGCTGGCCGCCCAGCTTTACAGCGAGTTCAGGGATTTCTTCCCAGATAACGCCGTTCACTACTTCGTAAGTTACTACGACTATTATCAGCCTGAGGCCTACGTGCCATCCTCGGACACCTATATAGAGAAAGACGCCTCGATCAACGATAGGATAGAGAAGCTCCGTCTCGCCGCCACAAAAGCGTTGATAGAGAGGGAGGATGTCATAGTGGTGGCCAGCGTATCCTGCATATACGGCCTAGGTAAAAAGGCCACCTACGAGGATGCGGTCATACCTTTTGCCGTCGGAGATAAATGGGATAGGCGGGTTTTTTTCGAGGCCCTTCTCTCGGGCTATTACGTCAGAAACGACCTGGAGCTCTCCCCCGGCAAGTTCAGGGCCAGAGGAGATGTGGTGGAGATATTTCCCTCCTACAGCGACACCTGTCTGAGGGTGGTTTTTTACGACGACGAGATAGAGTCTATAGAGGAGACCGATCCGGTATCCGGTAAATCGCTGCTCAGAAAGGATCGAGCCTCTATATATCCCGCCCAGCATTACGTTACCTCCGACGAGGCGGTAGCAGGGGCGATGAACTCCATCTGGGACGAGATGAACGGACAGGTAGAGCTTTTCAAAAGCCAGGGAAAGTACCTGGAAGCCCAGAGGATAGAGAGCAGGACCAGATACGATATGGAGATGCTGTCGGAGACGGGATACTGTTCGGGGATAGAGAACTACTCCAGATATCTGGACGGACGGTCCGAGGGAGACCCTCCAGGGACGCTGATCGACTTCTTTCCCGACGATTTTCTCCTGGTGGTCGACGAGTCCCATATAACCCTGCCCCAGATCCGAGGCATGTTCAACGGCGATAGGGCCAGAAAGGAGACTTTGGTCAGACACGGCTTCAGGCTTCCTTCCTGCCTGGATAACAGGCCTCTAAGGTGGGAGGAGTTTGTCAAATACATGAAAAAGACCTTGTTCCTATCGGCGACTCCTGGGGATTGGGAGGTATCGGTGTCCGGTCAGGTCGTGGAGCAGATAATCCGTCCTACCGGTATTCCCGACCCAGAGGTCCTCTTAGTTCCGGCGACAGGACAGATAGACGATCTCCTCGATCGGATAAGAGAGGTTATCGAAAGAGACGAGAGGGTCCTGGTAACTACCTTGACTAAAAAGGGGTCCGAGGACTTAGGAGGATATCTTAAGGACCTGGGGATAAAGGCCAAATACATCCACTCCGACCTTAACACTTTCGAGAGGGCGGAGCTGATAAAGGAGCTACGGGAGGGCCATACGTCGGTTCTGGTCGGAGTGAACCTGCTCAGGGAGGGAATGGACCTGCCGGAGGTCTCTCTGGTGGCCATACTTGACGCAGATAGGGAGGGATTTTTAAGGTCCTACCGATCTCTGGTTCAGGTCATGGGAAGGGCAGCTAGAAACGTCGATTCTAAGGTAATCCTTTACGCCGACGAGATCACCGACAGCATAGCGAAGGCTATGGAGGAGACCGGCAGACGCAGGGCTATCCAGATAGACTATAACGAGAAAAACGGCATAACCCCGAGGACGGTGGTAAGCAAAATTAGATCCCTCCTGCCGGAGGAGCTTATGGATAAATCGGAGCCTAAAGGGGCGGACCTATGGGAGGAATCCCTCGTCGATCTATCGGAGAAGGATCTGGAGAGGCTGATGTGGGAGGCGGTGGAGAAGCTCCAGTTCGAGAGAGCCGCAGGCATAAGGGATATGCTTTCGGAGACGAAAGGAGGTGCGATGCTTCGTGTCGCAGGTAATTCGTATCGTAGGGGCAAGAGAACATAA
- the ftsH gene encoding ATP-dependent zinc metalloprotease FtsH, whose product MQRLVKNLGLYLILIVLVVSLVNVFLSPDQRGTNVRDLSYSQFLQEVDSGRIKSVVVNDSVLSGKTVDGKDFVTYVIGAGDVVQDVARKGVDVKVTPPQRNPWWVTMMSSLFPTLLLIGVWIFFLYHMQGGGGGKVMSFAKSKAKMFLDNRPQVTFNDVAGCDESKEELQEVIEYLKDPSRFTKLGASVPKGVLLLGPPGTGKTLLARACAGEAAVPFFSTSGSDFVEMFVGVGASRVRDLFDQARKHQPCIVFIDEIDAVGRQRGAGLGGGHDEREQTLNQLLVEMDGFDEKTGIILLAATNRSDVLDPALLRPGRFDRHVVVDRPDVRGRRAILDVHVKGKNLDKQVDLDVVARRTPGFVGADLANLVNEAALLAARGGKGIISMDEMEEGIDRVIAGPERKSRLIGEKEKHIIAYHETGHALVAKFIPGCDPVHKISIIPRGSMALGYTLQLPEEDRFLMSKKELLNNICVLLGGRVTESLVFGDITTGASNDLERATQIARQMVTQYGMSDSLGPVALGKKHHEVFLGRDIGEDRNYSEEIAYSIDREVRSIIDSCYDKVKTILTENMEKVELVAQTLLDREVMDGKDLAILLGEVVEEEAKAEEVEAFSSEGEKPIDLAKDSNVVFNG is encoded by the coding sequence GTGCAGCGATTGGTCAAAAATCTTGGACTTTACCTTATTCTGATAGTTCTGGTGGTCAGCCTGGTCAACGTTTTTTTATCCCCCGATCAGAGGGGGACCAACGTCAGGGACCTCAGCTACAGTCAGTTTCTACAGGAAGTGGACAGCGGAAGGATAAAGTCAGTGGTGGTGAACGACTCTGTCCTGTCCGGTAAAACCGTCGACGGCAAGGACTTTGTCACCTACGTCATAGGTGCGGGAGACGTGGTTCAGGACGTGGCTCGAAAGGGAGTCGATGTCAAGGTTACTCCACCTCAGAGAAACCCCTGGTGGGTGACTATGATGTCCTCTCTTTTCCCGACTCTCCTCCTTATCGGGGTGTGGATATTCTTTCTCTACCATATGCAAGGAGGCGGTGGCGGTAAGGTCATGAGTTTCGCCAAAAGCAAGGCTAAGATGTTCCTCGACAACCGCCCCCAGGTGACCTTCAACGACGTAGCTGGCTGCGATGAGTCGAAAGAGGAGCTTCAGGAGGTTATCGAATACCTTAAAGACCCCTCCCGGTTCACCAAGCTGGGGGCCTCGGTCCCTAAAGGGGTACTTCTTTTAGGACCTCCTGGAACGGGAAAAACCCTTTTGGCAAGAGCCTGTGCAGGAGAGGCGGCGGTCCCCTTTTTCAGCACAAGCGGATCGGATTTTGTCGAGATGTTTGTCGGGGTAGGTGCCTCCAGGGTTAGGGACCTTTTCGATCAGGCGAGAAAACACCAGCCCTGTATCGTCTTTATCGACGAGATAGACGCCGTAGGACGTCAGAGAGGGGCCGGTCTCGGAGGAGGTCACGACGAAAGGGAGCAGACCTTGAACCAGCTTCTGGTGGAGATGGACGGTTTCGACGAAAAGACGGGGATAATCCTTCTCGCTGCGACAAACCGATCCGACGTCCTGGATCCCGCCCTGTTACGTCCTGGTCGCTTCGATCGTCACGTCGTGGTAGATAGGCCTGACGTAAGGGGCCGTAGGGCTATCCTGGACGTACACGTAAAGGGCAAAAATCTGGATAAGCAGGTAGATCTGGACGTAGTTGCCAGGAGGACCCCGGGATTTGTCGGTGCCGACCTCGCCAATCTCGTCAACGAGGCCGCCCTACTGGCCGCCAGAGGGGGCAAGGGAATTATCTCCATGGACGAGATGGAGGAAGGGATAGACAGGGTGATAGCGGGACCGGAGAGAAAAAGCCGTCTTATCGGGGAGAAGGAAAAACACATAATAGCCTATCACGAGACGGGCCACGCCCTGGTCGCTAAGTTTATTCCCGGATGCGATCCGGTTCACAAGATCTCCATCATCCCCAGAGGAAGCATGGCTCTAGGTTACACCCTTCAGCTTCCCGAGGAGGACAGGTTCCTAATGTCCAAGAAGGAGTTGCTCAATAATATATGTGTTCTCCTAGGTGGCAGGGTCACCGAGTCCCTGGTCTTCGGCGATATAACCACAGGTGCCAGTAACGATCTGGAGAGGGCTACACAGATCGCGAGACAGATGGTAACCCAGTACGGCATGAGCGATAGCCTTGGCCCTGTAGCTCTAGGCAAAAAACACCACGAGGTCTTTCTCGGAAGGGATATAGGGGAGGACAGAAACTACAGCGAGGAAATAGCCTACTCTATAGATCGGGAGGTGCGCTCCATTATCGACAGCTGCTACGATAAGGTTAAGACCATACTCACCGAGAACATGGAGAAAGTGGAGCTGGTGGCCCAGACCCTCCTGGACAGGGAGGTCATGGACGGCAAGGACCTGGCCATTCTCTTAGGGGAGGTAGTTGAGGAGGAAGCTAAAGCTGAGGAAGTTGAGGCTTTTAGCTCGGAAGGCGAAAAGCCTATCGACTTGGCTAAAGACTCTAACGTGGTATTCAACGGCTGA
- the hpt gene encoding hypoxanthine phosphoribosyltransferase, whose protein sequence is MNYKVGNVLISEEDIVSKVAELGKIIGEDYKGEDLVVVGILRGAAIFMADLVRNIDDRVNVSMDFMSVSSYGVSTTSSGVVRINKDLDNVIKDKHVLIVEDIVDTGLTLSYLKRVLLEREPRSLALCSLLDKKERRIADISVDYVGFDIPDIFVVGYGLDCAERWRNLRSVYSVDVLSQD, encoded by the coding sequence ATGAACTATAAAGTCGGTAATGTTTTGATATCCGAAGAGGATATTGTCAGCAAAGTAGCGGAGTTGGGAAAGATCATCGGTGAGGACTACAAAGGTGAGGACCTGGTAGTTGTCGGTATCCTCAGAGGTGCGGCTATATTCATGGCGGACCTGGTCAGAAACATCGACGACAGGGTGAACGTCAGTATGGATTTTATGAGCGTGTCCTCCTACGGTGTTTCCACTACCTCCAGTGGAGTTGTCAGGATCAATAAAGACCTAGACAACGTCATAAAGGACAAACACGTCCTCATAGTGGAGGATATCGTCGACACGGGGTTGACTCTTTCATATCTGAAGAGAGTCCTTCTCGAGAGAGAGCCTCGTTCCCTGGCCCTTTGCTCTCTTTTGGATAAAAAAGAGCGTAGAATAGCCGATATCTCCGTGGATTACGTAGGTTTCGACATACCGGATATTTTCGTGGTGGGATACGGACTGGACTGTGCGGAGAGATGGAGAAACCTTCGGTCCGTGTATTCCGTCGATGTCCTGTCCCAGGATTAA
- the tilS gene encoding tRNA lysidine(34) synthetase TilS, with protein MVLRNFDGFKSAGLRQRWWNSKRMAVALSGGSDSMALLWLMVHVWGGEVVALHVDHGIRGESSSSDARFVSEHCESIGVPCHIAKRDVPGEMLKGESVELAARRIRHRSLADLSEELGCSGVVLGHNSDDVVETFFLNLARGSGPFGLAGIPEVNGRLFRPVMGMSRERLRDILREAGWSWVEDETNDQDLYLRNRVRNELLPLMKARLNSSIGDHVLSLVEDMADLRAQEEEEGETLASQIKKDLPRCLYTLSREGFKSLSPRGKTWALRHVGRYLGLRTLSRSRTKKLLDLEDRGSRWRFQWSSDVELCGDRNFLSWVHRPLLEVSIPDPAILSGEGEGVFQDIPFSWSFLRKREPSASAFSVAIPLLPGDKVSVRPMASLSQKDRSPCPWWLLPCIPVVTVNDRPVWCPEPVFLNSRWEFPSDSVEYDSFCLVCFSDPNGRQEGEPR; from the coding sequence ATGGTTCTCCGTAACTTCGACGGTTTTAAGTCCGCAGGGCTGAGGCAGAGGTGGTGGAACTCAAAGAGAATGGCTGTGGCCCTTTCCGGTGGAAGCGACTCTATGGCTCTTCTGTGGCTTATGGTCCATGTTTGGGGAGGGGAAGTCGTCGCTCTCCACGTTGATCACGGTATAAGAGGGGAATCATCCTCGTCGGATGCCCGTTTTGTCTCTGAACACTGTGAGTCTATTGGTGTACCCTGTCATATAGCAAAAAGGGACGTTCCAGGCGAGATGCTAAAAGGCGAGTCGGTCGAGCTGGCGGCCAGGAGGATAAGGCATAGATCCCTCGCCGATCTGTCCGAAGAGCTAGGCTGTAGTGGAGTGGTTTTGGGCCATAACTCCGACGATGTGGTGGAGACCTTCTTTCTAAACCTGGCTAGAGGTTCCGGTCCCTTTGGATTGGCGGGCATTCCGGAGGTCAACGGACGTCTTTTTAGGCCTGTTATGGGAATGTCCAGAGAGAGGCTTCGAGATATACTGAGAGAAGCGGGATGGTCCTGGGTGGAAGACGAGACCAACGATCAGGATCTCTACCTGAGGAACAGAGTCAGAAACGAGCTGCTCCCTCTGATGAAGGCCAGGCTAAACAGCTCTATCGGTGATCATGTCCTCAGCCTGGTGGAGGACATGGCGGATCTGAGGGCCCAGGAGGAGGAGGAAGGGGAGACCCTCGCTTCTCAGATCAAAAAAGACCTCCCTCGGTGTCTGTATACCCTGTCCAGAGAGGGCTTTAAAAGTTTGAGTCCTAGAGGTAAAACCTGGGCTCTCCGTCACGTCGGTAGATATCTGGGACTTAGGACCTTATCGAGAAGCAGGACGAAAAAGCTGCTGGATCTTGAGGATCGCGGTTCCCGCTGGAGATTTCAGTGGTCCTCGGACGTAGAGCTCTGTGGAGATCGTAATTTCCTTTCCTGGGTTCATCGTCCTCTGCTGGAGGTCTCCATCCCTGATCCTGCGATACTCTCAGGAGAGGGAGAAGGGGTATTTCAGGATATCCCCTTTTCGTGGTCTTTTTTACGGAAAAGAGAGCCGTCGGCTTCCGCCTTTTCCGTCGCTATACCTCTGCTTCCTGGCGATAAGGTCAGCGTAAGGCCTATGGCCTCTTTATCCCAAAAAGACAGGTCTCCCTGCCCCTGGTGGCTTTTGCCCTGTATTCCGGTGGTCACCGTAAACGATCGGCCTGTCTGGTGTCCTGAGCCGGTTTTTTTGAATAGCAGGTGGGAATTTCCGTCAGATAGTGTAGAATATGATAGTTTTTGCTTGGTGTGTTTTAGCGATCCCAATGGTAGACAGGAAGGGGAACCTAGATGA
- a CDS encoding pyridoxal phosphate-dependent aminotransferase — translation MSTKLRLDKNESPYGLPDHLLESAKKALASIEANRYPDPTYSSLRESIGNYVGVYKENIVPGNGGDEILWLAFAAYVSPGDRVLTLNPSFSQYEHMCKVFKAERLAVPMTLKNDSIEVDEDEFLRSLRSQNPSLVLLDSPNNPTGVALTDLFIHKVLDSARCPVLIDEAYGEFSSHTFLEDQGMDDLPESTMILKTLSKAWGIAGLRVGYCVTSQPTARKLNGLRSPFNVNLFSQAIALELLKDRSWMDKRVKAIVETRERLFSRIKKGLKRWQVFPGQGNFLLVKLPDEQRDLLGYLRENRIEIKGFDLPWEGHWARITVGTDEEMEKLIDAVEKV, via the coding sequence TTGAGCACGAAACTACGTCTGGACAAAAACGAATCTCCCTATGGACTACCGGATCACCTGCTTGAGAGCGCTAAAAAGGCTCTTGCTTCCATAGAGGCCAATAGATACCCCGATCCCACCTATTCCAGCTTGAGGGAGAGTATAGGAAACTACGTCGGCGTATATAAGGAAAACATAGTCCCGGGAAACGGCGGTGACGAAATACTTTGGCTCGCCTTTGCTGCCTACGTATCCCCTGGAGACAGGGTCCTTACCTTAAACCCGTCGTTCTCCCAGTACGAACATATGTGCAAAGTCTTCAAAGCGGAGAGATTAGCCGTCCCTATGACCCTGAAAAACGATAGCATAGAGGTAGATGAGGACGAATTTTTAAGGTCGTTGAGATCACAAAATCCCTCATTGGTCCTTCTAGACAGCCCTAATAACCCTACAGGAGTGGCTCTGACAGATCTATTTATCCATAAAGTCCTGGATTCGGCCCGGTGCCCTGTCCTTATAGACGAGGCCTACGGGGAATTTTCCAGCCACACGTTTCTCGAAGATCAAGGTATGGACGACCTTCCTGAATCGACTATGATACTGAAAACCCTCTCCAAAGCCTGGGGGATAGCTGGACTGAGGGTCGGCTACTGTGTGACCTCCCAACCGACGGCACGTAAACTGAACGGTCTGAGAAGCCCTTTCAACGTAAACCTGTTTTCCCAGGCTATAGCTTTGGAGCTTCTGAAAGATCGATCCTGGATGGATAAAAGGGTCAAAGCCATCGTGGAAACCAGAGAAAGGCTCTTCTCAAGGATAAAAAAAGGCCTTAAGAGGTGGCAGGTATTTCCCGGTCAGGGAAACTTTCTTCTCGTCAAACTTCCCGACGAACAGAGGGACCTTCTGGGATATTTGAGGGAAAATCGGATAGAGATAAAAGGCTTCGATCTACCCTGGGAGGGGCACTGGGCCAGGATAACCGTTGGAACAGACGAAGAGATGGAGAAGTTGATCGATGCCGTAGAAAAAGTCTAA
- a CDS encoding YerC/YecD family TrpR-related protein, giving the protein MEKWKDRLTDQLCTAMLSLDTKEEVYSFLEDIATIGEIRALAQRLEVARLLSDGYTYPQIAQQTGASTATISRVKKFLEYGADGYRIILQRLGEHKEE; this is encoded by the coding sequence GTGGAAAAATGGAAAGATCGTCTTACCGATCAGCTATGTACCGCTATGCTCTCGCTGGACACAAAAGAGGAAGTATATTCGTTTCTTGAGGACATCGCCACCATAGGAGAGATAAGGGCCCTTGCGCAGAGACTGGAGGTAGCGAGACTGCTCAGCGATGGATATACATATCCTCAGATAGCCCAACAGACCGGAGCCAGCACGGCCACCATAAGCAGGGTTAAGAAGTTTCTGGAGTACGGGGCTGACGGCTATCGAATCATTCTGCAACGTCTTGGCGAACACAAAGAGGAGTAA
- a CDS encoding endonuclease III domain-containing protein yields MSRIVFEPKPKEAVAPVWDKGLLPDVLDILEGLWGQEAAPKVSAFEDPLDGLMLTVLSQNTNDNNRDRAFQELKSLYPSWEQVASVPAEYIAKAIKVAGIANVKSVRIKEILDIVKGAFGEYSLKGISLWDKSKVEGFLTSLPGVGPKTAACVMVFDLGIPAFPVDTHVARFCRRMEWVDRSASPVAIQEKMEKLVPEARKKGAHLNIISHCKALCRARNPLCSSCSLSSLCPWFKSN; encoded by the coding sequence GTGAGCAGGATAGTCTTTGAGCCAAAACCGAAAGAAGCGGTAGCTCCTGTATGGGACAAGGGACTGCTCCCTGACGTATTGGATATTTTGGAGGGACTTTGGGGGCAGGAGGCTGCCCCTAAAGTCTCGGCCTTTGAGGATCCTCTGGACGGCCTTATGCTTACCGTCCTATCCCAAAATACCAACGACAACAACCGTGACAGAGCCTTTCAGGAACTAAAATCCCTTTATCCCTCCTGGGAGCAGGTGGCCTCCGTCCCCGCTGAGTACATCGCAAAGGCCATAAAGGTGGCGGGTATCGCCAACGTAAAATCGGTGAGGATAAAAGAGATTTTGGATATAGTAAAAGGTGCTTTTGGGGAATACAGCCTGAAGGGGATAAGCCTCTGGGATAAGTCGAAGGTAGAGGGCTTTTTGACCTCTCTGCCGGGGGTCGGACCTAAGACAGCTGCCTGCGTTATGGTGTTCGATCTCGGGATTCCCGCCTTTCCTGTGGATACCCACGTAGCCAGGTTTTGCAGGAGAATGGAGTGGGTGGATCGTTCCGCCTCTCCTGTGGCGATACAGGAAAAGATGGAGAAATTAGTCCCGGAGGCCAGGAAAAAAGGGGCCCATCTGAACATCATAAGCCACTGTAAGGCCCTGTGTAGAGCCAGGAATCCCCTCTGCTCTAGCTGCTCCCTTTCCTCCCTATGTCCCTGGTTTAAGTCAAACTAA
- a CDS encoding Lon protease family protein: MSLKDVLELNADSVRRMTDPSSLDCSSTEEVECLTGFIGQERAVKAMDFGLSVNSKGYNIFVVGNSGSGRTTYALDSLKKKAQEMDVPDDLVYVYNFDNPGEPIALLLPAGKGKEMESTFSSLIDDLKLVISKAFEKGHYEDTKAQEVKVFQEEVNARMEEIKAWAWEKGFSVKRTPQGFVNIPLQEEVDEEGNVTRREIQPEEFEELGEDRQRSLQEESEEISQRTLVVLREIRDMEKELKKRISELESEICKGAIQGTIDDIREKFGLNDRINSWIDSFTKSVIDNFGMFVAAARDDNAEVDFSIYRVNPVVCNDPENGAPVIWETNPTYYNLMGKVEYESRQGYLYTDFRKIVAGAILKANGGFLVLDMDLLLRNFMSYEGLKRVLRTGKLSIENLGEQFGAVPMSSLRPEAVDINVKMVLVGTYYLYYLLQHYDPEFRKMFKLRAEFQSDMERTSSSEHQMAQFITTIVKREKGPHFNAEAVAEIIDWSSRLAGDRDRLSIQFNKIIEVIVESIAWARMDRADMVSRDYVYKAIQESRHRASLVEERIKRAFVDGVIRIDTEGDAIGQINGLAVIDLGDYAFGHPSRITANTYMGKEGVVNIERETSMAGPIHNKGHLTLSSYLGRKYAQDMPLTLSASISFEQNYGGIEGDSASSTELYCLLSSLSEVAINQSIAVTGSVDQFGNIQPIGGVNEKIEGFFSYCKERGLTGEQGVMIPHQNEKHLMLNREVVEAIKDGKFHVWKVHSVDEGIEILTGIPAGKPNSKGDFPKKSIHGKVKAKLQKWMKDAARIHKEMTGQDKDQGKKGKKSKKTQTSEEGEAR; this comes from the coding sequence ATGTCTCTTAAAGACGTTCTGGAGTTGAATGCCGACAGCGTGAGAAGGATGACCGATCCGTCCTCTCTGGACTGTTCGTCCACCGAAGAGGTGGAGTGTCTCACCGGCTTTATCGGTCAGGAGCGAGCTGTAAAGGCCATGGACTTCGGCCTGTCGGTGAACAGCAAGGGATACAACATATTTGTGGTGGGAAACTCCGGTAGCGGTAGGACCACCTACGCTCTGGACAGCCTTAAGAAGAAGGCCCAGGAGATGGACGTCCCGGATGATCTGGTTTACGTCTACAACTTCGATAACCCCGGGGAACCTATAGCCCTTTTGCTCCCTGCAGGTAAAGGCAAGGAGATGGAGTCGACCTTCTCTTCCCTGATAGATGACCTTAAATTGGTCATAAGCAAGGCTTTTGAAAAAGGTCACTACGAGGACACCAAGGCCCAGGAGGTAAAGGTTTTTCAGGAAGAGGTAAACGCCAGGATGGAGGAGATAAAGGCCTGGGCCTGGGAGAAAGGCTTTTCCGTCAAGAGAACTCCTCAGGGCTTCGTCAACATACCTCTTCAGGAAGAGGTGGACGAGGAAGGCAACGTCACAAGAAGAGAGATTCAGCCGGAGGAGTTTGAGGAGCTCGGCGAAGACCGCCAGAGGTCTCTCCAGGAGGAATCGGAGGAGATATCCCAAAGGACCTTAGTGGTCCTGCGGGAGATCAGAGACATGGAGAAAGAACTGAAAAAAAGGATATCCGAGCTTGAGTCGGAGATATGTAAAGGAGCTATCCAGGGGACCATCGACGATATCAGGGAGAAGTTTGGCCTAAACGACAGAATAAACAGCTGGATAGACTCTTTCACGAAAAGCGTCATAGACAACTTCGGTATGTTTGTGGCCGCTGCCAGGGACGATAACGCCGAGGTGGATTTCAGCATATACAGGGTCAATCCGGTGGTCTGCAACGACCCTGAAAACGGTGCTCCTGTAATATGGGAGACCAACCCCACCTACTACAACCTGATGGGAAAGGTGGAGTACGAAAGTAGACAGGGCTATCTCTACACCGATTTCAGGAAGATCGTCGCAGGGGCTATACTCAAGGCCAACGGAGGTTTTCTGGTTCTGGACATGGATCTGCTCCTTCGGAACTTCATGTCCTACGAAGGACTGAAGAGAGTTCTACGGACCGGTAAGCTGAGCATCGAAAACCTGGGAGAGCAGTTCGGCGCCGTGCCTATGTCCTCCCTCCGTCCTGAGGCGGTGGATATTAACGTCAAGATGGTCCTGGTAGGAACCTACTATCTTTACTATTTATTGCAGCACTACGATCCTGAGTTCCGAAAGATGTTCAAACTGAGGGCGGAGTTCCAGTCCGACATGGAGCGAACGTCGTCGTCGGAGCATCAGATGGCTCAGTTTATAACCACCATAGTCAAAAGGGAAAAAGGACCTCATTTCAACGCCGAAGCGGTGGCGGAGATAATTGACTGGTCGTCGAGGTTGGCGGGGGATAGGGACAGGCTTTCTATCCAGTTCAACAAGATAATCGAGGTTATAGTTGAATCTATCGCCTGGGCCAGGATGGACAGAGCGGATATGGTCAGCAGAGATTACGTCTACAAAGCTATCCAGGAGAGCCGGCATAGAGCTAGTCTGGTGGAGGAGAGGATAAAAAGGGCTTTTGTCGACGGAGTCATAAGGATAGACACAGAGGGAGACGCTATCGGTCAGATAAACGGCCTAGCGGTTATAGACCTCGGGGACTACGCCTTTGGGCACCCCTCCAGGATAACGGCCAATACCTATATGGGCAAAGAGGGCGTCGTGAACATAGAGAGAGAGACCTCTATGGCAGGACCGATTCACAACAAAGGACACCTTACCCTTAGCAGCTATCTAGGGAGGAAATACGCCCAGGATATGCCTCTGACCCTCTCGGCCAGCATCTCCTTTGAACAGAACTACGGAGGCATAGAGGGAGATAGCGCGTCGTCGACGGAGCTTTACTGCCTTCTTTCATCCCTCTCCGAGGTGGCCATAAACCAATCAATAGCGGTCACCGGCTCGGTGGACCAGTTCGGCAATATCCAGCCTATCGGCGGTGTAAACGAGAAAATAGAGGGGTTCTTCTCCTACTGCAAGGAGAGGGGACTTACGGGGGAACAGGGTGTGATGATACCCCATCAGAACGAAAAGCACCTGATGCTCAACCGTGAGGTAGTAGAGGCCATAAAAGACGGTAAATTCCACGTCTGGAAGGTCCATTCGGTGGACGAGGGGATCGAGATACTCACAGGAATACCGGCTGGAAAGCCCAACTCGAAGGGAGATTTTCCCAAAAAATCCATTCACGGCAAGGTAAAGGCGAAGCTCCAGAAATGGATGAAAGACGCCGCCAGGATTCACAAGGAGATGACCGGTCAGGATAAGGATCAGGGTAAAAAAGGCAAAAAAAGCAAAAAGACCCAGACATCGGAAGAAGGGGAGGCCCGGTGA